The genomic window TTTTTTTGTACAATTTCAAGAACTCAGAATTGGTCATTCTGTGTTTCGTTCTTTTGTATTTGATCTGCGGATCTGGAAAAGTAATCCAGATTTCGTCAACTTCGCCTTCGGCAAAAATATGATTGATCAATTCAATTTGCGTACGAACGAAAGCAACATTATGAAGTCCGTTTTCTACAGCAGTTTTAGCACCACGCCAGAAACGAGCGCCTTTAATGTCAATTCCGATAAAATTTTTGTTTGGGTATTTCTCTGCTAATCCAACAGAATATTCTCCCTTTCCGCATCCTAACTCTAAAACTAATGGATTATCATTTTTAAAGAAATCAGAATTCCATTTTCCTTTTAAAGGCATTAAATCGCCTACAACTTCTTCTCTGGTTGGCTGAAAAACGTTTTGAAATGTTTCGTTCTCTCTGAATCTTTTTAGTTTATTTTTACTTCCCACTTTTACAAAAATTTTCGGCAAAATTAAGGAATATAAACGAATGTAATGGCGTAAGTGGGTTTAAATGTTTTTTTGCCACAGATTTCAGGGATTGAAAGGATTTTTCAATGCTTAATAATAAAGTCCCTACGGGACAACTTCAAGTTGAAGATTATTTGTTTTTACCAATATTTAATCTCTACGAGATTTATTTTGGCTAAGAAGTATTTCTGTGTTATTCCGTCAGGAATAAGATATCGGTAGCACAAAATATTGGTTGGAAATAATATATAGATAAAAATGTCCCGTAGGGACTATATGTTTAAAATGTTTTCGCCACGAATTACACGAATTTGCACGAATCAATTTAACTGCAATGCAGAAAAAAAATTAGTGAAAATTCGTGTAATTTGGGGCTAAAAAAAAATATTTTTTAACCGTAATGTGGCTCAGTAATTGGTTTTGATTTTGGATCTAAAGTTTCATCGTGTTGAGATAAATCCAATCCGATGTGTTCTGATTCTTCTGAAACTCTTAGTGGAATAATGAAATTGGTTACTTTGAATAAGAAATAAGCGCCGAAGAAAGTAAAGATAGAAACCAAAACCAACGCCATCATGTGATGTCCGAAAACATTCCATCCGCCGTGAAGTAAGCTTGCATCTTCGCCGTGAGCGAAAATAGCAGTTAGAATCATTCCCATAATTCCGCCAACACCGTGGCAAGCAAAAACGTCAAGCGTATCGTCGAATTTTTTAGAATATTTACAGTTTACAGCTGTGTTAGAAACCAAAGCGGTAATGAAACCGAAGAACATACTTTCTGGCACAGAAACAAATCCTGCGGCAGGTGTAATGGCAACTAAACCAACAACAGCACCAATACAAGCGCCTAGAGCAGAAACTTTTCTTCCGTTCATTCTGTCAAAGAAAATCCAAGTCAACATGGCTGCAGCCGATGAAGTTGTCGTTGTTGCAAAAGCCATCGCAGCAGTTCCGTTGGCAGCAAGAGCAGATCCAGCGTTGAACCCGAACCAGCCGAACCAAAGCATTCCTGTTCCTAATAAAACAAACGGAATATTGGTTGGAATATGCTGGCTGTTTTTTCTTTTTCCTAAAACAATTACTCCAGCCAAAGCAGCAAAACCAGAACTCATGTGTACCACAGTTCCTCCTGCAAAATCTTTAACACCAAAATAACTTCCTAAAACGCCCGTTGGATACCAAACGGCGTGGCATAAAGGAGCATAAATAAATATCGTGAATAAACTAATGAAAACTAAATAAGAAATAAAACGAACGCGTTCTGCAAATGAACCTGTGATAATTGCAGGACAAATGATGGCAAATTTCATCTGAAACAAAGCAAAAAGCATAAACGGAATCGTACTCGCCAATTGTTTATGAGGCAGAACGCCAACATAATCCATAAAAGCAAAAGTAGTCGGATTGCCAAAAAAGCTATAAAAATGATCTCCAGAACCAAAACCAACCGGTTCTCCAAAAGCCAAACTAAATGCTACAACAACCCATAAAAGCGTTACAACTCCTAAACAGATAAAACTTTGAAGCATGGTCGAAATAACGTTTTTCTTTCCAACCATTCCGCCATAAAAGAAAGACAATCCTGGTGTCATAATTAAAACCAGACAGCTCGAAGTAAGCATCCAGGCAACATCGGCAGGAACGATATGATCTGTAGTTCCAAATTCTGATAAAACATAATTATTTTCGGTCACTGTTGGCCAAAATGCCCCTATCGTACATACGACGCTTATCATGATAAAGGAGATAATCCAGCGTTTTTCTATTTTCATTTTTAAAATACTTTGTTTAACCCTATTTTTTTTGGGGTCAAAGTTAGAAAAAAATAAAGATTCTTGTTTTTAAGGCTGTTAAAATAGAGGTGTGGGTTTTATTTTGGTGAATTTTGTAAAATACCGCTCGTTTTTTTGACAGTATCTTATTCTAAAGTTACAAAAAAGCACTGTTTTTGCCGAATTAATTAAAAATAATCTGCTAACAGTGCTTCTAAAGTGCGCAAAAAGTTACGTTTATAATAAGAAAACCGTAAAATGTTTTATTTTTTCTGAAGTTTTGCAATCAAAGCGTCTTCAATTGGTGCTTTTATTTTGGTTACGGCATCAACTTCGTCATTCGGAATTGTCATTGACAGCACATAATGCTGAATTTTCCATTCGTTCCCCACTTTTATTAAAACTCCAGAACCGCGACAGATTTTCATTTGTGTATCTAGCAATTCATCAAACCAAGCAATTTTTCCTGATTTATCAAAAAAGATATGACGTTCTAGAGCTTTAAAATTCCAAGTCGTTCCTTTATCAAAAAAAGGCTTTGCCCAGATAGCAAATTCTTTTTTGGTCCAATTTTCGGTTGCATCGGTTCCGATGTAAATGGCATCGTCTGCCAAGACATTAAAGTAGGCATCGTATTTTACCTCGCCAGCAGCTTTGTGCCAAGCGTCAAGAGTCTGATTGATTTTGATTTTGTCTGTTTGCGCATTGGCAAAAGAAGCAACAAATAAAAGGAGTAAAAGTGTTTTTTTCATGAGATATGTTATTTGAGTTTAAAGGTATAATTTTTTTAACGATGGAAGTGAGGTTTCTCGCAATGCTATTTTTTGAATCTCGCAAAGTCGAAGAGTCACAGAGTCGCAAAGTTTATTTTAAGATGCCTAATGACTATGTACCTTTGTTCCTCATTAAATTATCATTAACATTACTCATGTGATTTAATCTCTCAAAAAACCACTATATTTGATTCATCAATAAAAATACCCCCATCATGAATGCAAAAATACTTCTAGGCTCACTAGCTGTTACTTCTTTACTTTTTATTTCCTGTAAAAAGGAATTAGAACCGCAGGCAAGTACAGCATCTTCCGAATTAGTAAGATTAGGACTTGCAAAAGATACAACTAAACCTGCAGCGCCAGTGGTACAAAACCCTGCAGCAAATCCAAATACAGTTTTAAGCGATACTAAAGGAATCAATCCTGCTCACGGACAGCCGGGACACCGTTGCGATATTGCAGTTGGAGCACCTTTAAATTCTGCACCGACACAGCAAGTACAAGCGACTCAAGGACAAACCGTTCAGGTAAATCCGAGTCAGCAGAAAATGGTGACAACTACAACAACTACACCTGTTAAAGTAGCAAAAGGGATGAATCCGCCACACGGACAGCCAGGACACAGATGTGATATTCCTGTTGGAGCGCCTTTAAACTCGCCTAAAGCGACAACAACTGCAACAACGACAAATACAGCTCAAAGCGGAACAGTTACTCAAAATTTTACGGTTTCTCCGCCAGCTTCAAACCCAGTTCCTGCATTGTTAAGCACAGAAGGTACTGAAGCGACAGTTGCAGACGGAATGAATCCGCCACACGGAAAACCGGGTCACCGTTGCGATATTGCAGTAGGCGCACCGTTACCTAAATAAAGTAAACCATATAAGTGATATAAGTTAATTTAAGATTTTCACTTGTTGTTATCCATAAAAAAAGCGAAGCCGTAAAGTACTACTTTACGGCTTCGTTGCTTTGTGATGTAAACTTAAAATGAACTTATATCACTTATATGGTTTAAAAAAAAATTAATGTTCTTTTATCTTCTCGAAAGTGCTCGTCAATGTTTTTTTAGCTTTGGCCAATGCACCGCTAAAAGCTTTTTCTAGAGTGTCGGCATGTTCTGTAACCGTAATTGGCTGTAGTTTTACAGGACGAACTTCAATCACACATTTTTTGTCATGCAAGCTGAATTTTTCTCCATTTTCATCTCCAAAATGAATTTCTACGCGAGTAATTTTATCTTGAAAACGGTCTAAGCTTTTTTCTACTTCTCCAGAAAAATAACTTTCTAATCTTGCACTTCCTTCAATGTTTTTGTCGGTGTTGATTTGTACTTTCATAACAAATAAAATTTAATGATTCATTCTCAAACTTATAGATTTTAAAGATAAAAGACAAGTAGGTTAAGGAAATATTATGAAATTTTAAATTGATTTATTTTTCAATTTTGTAATTTCGATTTGGAGAAAATATACTTAGAGTATTTTATTTTTAAAATAAAGAAAAAACTTACAAGTTATTTTTGTTTTTCATATATTTGGAGTTCCTAAATGCAAAAAATATGAATACAAAAAAACTTCTTGCCCGTATGGTATGGTGGCGGTATTGGAAACAATCGCAACGCTCTTTGCAGCGTAGGACACCTAAGCTATGCGGGTTTTATAATTCCTAAATGCAAAATTATGAGTACCAAAACCCTTTCCAAAGAAACCGAATTGAGGTTAACTGAATTCTTCAACAATTCAATCGATTCTAAAAGTATGGCAAAAACGATTAGGCAAGTAAATTTCCTAATTGCGTTAAACGCAATACGAGAAGATGGATTTATGAAAACCGAAACCGTAAATATTGAAGATGGTTTCTATTGGTTAAATGAATTAGCCGAAATTCTTGATCCTTATTTGGGGATTGAGTAAGAAATGAGAAAAAGCCACTTTGAGGAGTGGCTTTTTATATTTAGAAATTTCTAAACTTGTTTGATTTCAAATTTAATTATGTGTTCGCATAGATTGCATTTTATAGAGCTTTCATTATCCACAAGCATATCTATTTCAATTTCATTATCACAAACGGGACAATTGTAGATAATTTCACTAAGTTTAATTGGTGGAGTTAATGAAGTTGGAATAGGTAAAATTGAATGTTCTATCATAAATTACTAAATTGAATATAGTCATAAATAAAATCATTTATTTGTTCGTTCTCAGAATCAAATTTTAGAACTATTTTAGAGCATAAATTTTCAACCCATTCTTCAATTTCTTTTGCTGAATTGAGTTTATGTAAAAAAAGTAAAAGTTTATTTTGATCAGTAAAATCATCAATGAATATTACAATGTCTTCTTTGAAACTATCTGCATAGTTTTTATTTGACTGTGTTAAGTAACTTTCTAAAAAATGAATTTTTTCAGCTAAACTAACCATGGCATTTTTCTTTCAAATATAAAATAAAAAGTTATGCTAAGTTTTTGTATAACTTGTATTTTTTAAACGAAAATTATTACATTAAAAATTAATAGATCCAAAAAAAAGTTAATTTAGCAACTCAAAATTATTCTTTATGGCAAATACTTATTTAAACTTCATATCTGATGAACATTTTTTAAATTGCATAGGTAATCTACATAAATCGTATTTAAAAGCTAAA from Flavobacterium sp. KACC 22763 includes these protein-coding regions:
- the trmB gene encoding tRNA (guanosine(46)-N7)-methyltransferase TrmB, whose amino-acid sequence is MGSKNKLKRFRENETFQNVFQPTREEVVGDLMPLKGKWNSDFFKNDNPLVLELGCGKGEYSVGLAEKYPNKNFIGIDIKGARFWRGAKTAVENGLHNVAFVRTQIELINHIFAEGEVDEIWITFPDPQIKYKRTKHRMTNSEFLKLYKKILKKDGVVNLKTDSEFMHGYTLGLLHGEGHEVLYANHNVYKNEGSPEVVTSIQTFYEKQYLEINKAITYIRFKIKD
- a CDS encoding HPF/RaiA family ribosome-associated protein; translation: MKVQINTDKNIEGSARLESYFSGEVEKSLDRFQDKITRVEIHFGDENGEKFSLHDKKCVIEVRPVKLQPITVTEHADTLEKAFSGALAKAKKTLTSTFEKIKEH
- a CDS encoding ammonium transporter, yielding MKIEKRWIISFIMISVVCTIGAFWPTVTENNYVLSEFGTTDHIVPADVAWMLTSSCLVLIMTPGLSFFYGGMVGKKNVISTMLQSFICLGVVTLLWVVVAFSLAFGEPVGFGSGDHFYSFFGNPTTFAFMDYVGVLPHKQLASTIPFMLFALFQMKFAIICPAIITGSFAERVRFISYLVFISLFTIFIYAPLCHAVWYPTGVLGSYFGVKDFAGGTVVHMSSGFAALAGVIVLGKRKNSQHIPTNIPFVLLGTGMLWFGWFGFNAGSALAANGTAAMAFATTTTSSAAAMLTWIFFDRMNGRKVSALGACIGAVVGLVAITPAAGFVSVPESMFFGFITALVSNTAVNCKYSKKFDDTLDVFACHGVGGIMGMILTAIFAHGEDASLLHGGWNVFGHHMMALVLVSIFTFFGAYFLFKVTNFIIPLRVSEESEHIGLDLSQHDETLDPKSKPITEPHYG
- a CDS encoding nuclear transport factor 2 family protein, whose translation is MKKTLLLLLFVASFANAQTDKIKINQTLDAWHKAAGEVKYDAYFNVLADDAIYIGTDATENWTKKEFAIWAKPFFDKGTTWNFKALERHIFFDKSGKIAWFDELLDTQMKICRGSGVLIKVGNEWKIQHYVLSMTIPNDEVDAVTKIKAPIEDALIAKLQKK